One region of Yersinia bercovieri ATCC 43970 genomic DNA includes:
- the ccmE gene encoding cytochrome c maturation protein CcmE, with product MNPRRKSRLYLALVVLIGIGLTTTLVLYALRSNIDLFYTPGEILQGKGERHEKPEIGQRLRIGGMVMPGSVKRDNKTLEMSFKVYDARGAVTVTYTGILPDLFREGQGVVAQGVFAAGNTINAKEVLAKHDEKYTPPEVKEAMKENHTRPAEAYSSANSGGNAS from the coding sequence GTGAATCCACGTAGAAAAAGTCGGCTCTATCTGGCGCTGGTGGTGCTTATCGGTATCGGTTTGACCACCACATTGGTGCTGTATGCCCTGCGCTCAAATATTGATTTGTTTTATACGCCGGGCGAAATTTTACAGGGCAAAGGTGAGCGCCATGAGAAGCCAGAAATCGGTCAGCGCTTGCGCATCGGCGGCATGGTGATGCCGGGGTCGGTCAAACGAGATAATAAGACGCTGGAGATGAGTTTTAAGGTTTATGATGCCCGTGGCGCTGTCACCGTGACCTATACCGGCATCCTGCCGGATCTGTTCCGCGAGGGGCAGGGCGTCGTGGCGCAAGGGGTATTTGCTGCCGGCAATACCATCAACGCCAAAGAAGTGCTGGCAAAACATGATGAAAAATACACCCCACCAGAAGTCAAAGAAGCGATGAAAGAGAACCATACACGTCCAGCCGAGGCTTATAGTAGCGCTAACAGTGGGGGCAATGCCTCATGA
- the ccmD gene encoding heme exporter protein CcmD, whose translation MKPAFDSWAAFFAMGGYAFYVWLAVAATLLSLLGLWLDTLRQHKQLLADIQRRQAREQRIRQHAAHSQEKSQ comes from the coding sequence ATGAAACCAGCCTTTGACTCTTGGGCGGCATTTTTTGCCATGGGCGGCTACGCCTTTTATGTCTGGTTGGCGGTGGCGGCCACATTACTGTCACTGTTGGGTCTGTGGCTAGATACCCTGCGACAGCACAAACAACTATTAGCAGATATTCAGCGCCGTCAGGCCAGAGAACAGCGCATTCGTCAGCACGCAGCCCATTCACAGGAGAAATCACAGTGA